Proteins found in one Miscanthus floridulus cultivar M001 chromosome 4, ASM1932011v1, whole genome shotgun sequence genomic segment:
- the LOC136552956 gene encoding galactinol synthase 2-like, which translates to MGLNMSALGKQNLAAAAMAPKRAYVTFLAGDGDYWKGVVGLAKGLRRVRAAYPLVVAVLPDVPEEHRRKLRDQGCVVREIEPVYPPESQTQFAMAYYVINYSKLRIWEFVEYERMVYLDADIQVYSNIDHLFDLDKGKFHAVMDCFCEKTWSHMPQYKIGYCQQCPERVSWPEQELGPPPPLYFNAGMFVHEPSLRTAKDLLDALVVTPPTPFAEQDFLNLFFRDVYSPIPPVYNLVVAMLWRHPEKVVLDEVKVVHYCAAGSKPWRYTGKEPNMEREDIKALVAKWWDIYDDESLDYKGAPVVVGGDGEEEAVDQARLPLSQALAQAGAVKYFPAPSAA; encoded by the exons ATGGGCCTCAACATGTCGGCGCTGGGCAAGCAGAatctggcggcggcggccatggcgccgaAGCGGGCGTACGTCACCTTCCTTGCGGGCGACGGAGACTACTGGAAGGGCGTGGTGGGACTGGCCAAGGGCCTTCGCCGTGTCCGCGCCGCCTACCCGCTGGTGGTGGCCGTGCTCCCCGACGTGCCCGAGGAGCACCGCCGCAAGCTCCGCGACCAGGGCTGCGTCGTCCGCGAGATCGAGCCGGTGTACCCGCCCGAGAGCCAGACGCAGTTCGCCATGGCCTACTACGTCATCAACTACTCCAAGCTCCGGATCTGGGAG TTCGTGGAGTACGAGCGCATGGTGTACCTGGACGCGGACATCCAGGTGTACTCGAACATCGACCACCTGTTCGACCTCGACAAGGGCAAGTTCCACGCCGTGATGGACTGCTTCTGCGAGAAGACGTGGAGCCACATGCCGCAGTACAAGATCGGCTACTGCCAGCAGTGCCCGGAGCGAGTGTCGTGGCCGGAGCAGGAGCtgggcccgccgccgccgctctactTCAACGCCGGCATGTTCGTGCACGAGCCCAGCCTGCGCACCGCCAAGGACCTCCTGGACGCGCTGGTGGTGACGCCGCCGACGCCGTTCGCGGAGCAGGACTTCCTGAACCTCTTCTTCCGCGACGTGTACTCGCCCATCCCGCCGGTGTACAACCTGGTGGTCGCCATGCTGTGGCGGCACCCCGAGAAGGTGGTGCTCGACGAGGTGAAGGTGGTGCACTACTGCGCGGCCGGGTCCAAGCCGTGGAGGTACACGGGGAAGGAGCCCAACATGGAGCGCGAGGACATCAAGGCGCTGGTGGCCAAGTGGTGGGACATCTACGACGACGAGAGCCTCGACTACAAGGGCGCGCCGGTGGTggtcggcggcgacggcgaggaggaggcggtggaccAGGCGAGGCTGCCGCTGAGCCAGGCCCTGGCCCAGGCCGGCGCCGTCAAGTACTTCCCCGCGCCGTCGGCTGCCTAG
- the LOC136549250 gene encoding glycine-rich cell wall structural protein 1.0-like, with translation MDVGQGEDLGLRWRGQRQRWRAAVTGCLALRAARPARRAREARRGEGGGGCRQGGARPAVEGARRGEAEAAGGDKGEDGGGGRGGSALQQNGQQREGTAARCGLGRGSGGGGAARRGHGLGRRSSSGAGRRSSSGAGGLGRGSGRLGRDSGRRGAERARRGRARAARRGAGGHGRGGGAVTARAGAARVRWRRRKVGR, from the coding sequence ATGGACGTAGGTCAAGGCGAAGATTTGGGCCTGCGGTGGCGTGGCCAacgacagaggtggcgcgcggcggtcACGGGGTGCCTGGCGCTCCGCGCGGCGAGaccggctcgacgggcgcgggaggcaaGGCGAGGTGAGGGCGGCGGTGGAtgtcggcaaggcggggcgaggccggcggtggagggggcaaggcggggcgaggctgaggccgccggtggagacaaaggtgaggacggcggtggagggcgtggcggctcGGCGCTGCAGCAAAACGGGCAACAGCgtgagggcacggcggcgcggtgcgggctcgggcgagggagcggcggcggcggcgcggcgcggcgagggCACGGGCTCGGTCGCCGGAGCAGCAGCGGCGCGGGCAGGCGGAGCAGCAGCGGCGCGGGCGGGCTCGGCCGTGGCTCGGGCAGGCTCGGTCGTGATTCGGGCAGGCGCGGCGCGGAGCGTGCTCGGCGCGGGCGGGCACGCGCGGCGCGGCGTGGCGCGGGCGGGCACGGGCGCGGTGGTGGAGCGGTGACGGCGCGGGCAGGGGCGGCTAGggtgagatggagaagaagaaaggtggggcGGTAG